GGCCGATGTGATCCTGCTGGTCACCGCCGGCGAATGGAGCAAGGCCCACCGCGGCAAGTGGGCCGACGCGATCGAGCGCATCGGGGTGCTGTCGGTGGCCTGGGCGATCAAGCCGCACGAACTGTCCGGCTGGGTGCAGGCACGGCTGCGCGCGCGCGGCCTGCGCGCCGACCGCGACGCCGTCGCCCTGCTGGTCGAGCGCGTGGAAGGCAATCTGCTGGCCGCCGCCCAGGAGATCGACAAGCTCGCCCTGCTGGTCGCGGGGCGCACGCTGGACCTGGCGACGATGGAATCGCTGGTGGCCGACGCCGCGCGCTTCGACGTGTTCCGCCTGATCGAGACCACGCTCTCGGGCCATGCCGCCCAGGCCTCGCGCATGCTCGCCGGCCTGCGCGCCGAGGGCGAGGCGGTGGCGGCGTTGATGCCGATGATCATCCGCAACCTGCTCAGCACCGCGCAGCTGGCCAGGGTGGCCGAGCGCGGCGGCAACCTGGCCGCCGAGATGAAGGGGCAGGGCATCTGGGAAAGCCGGCAGGCGCCGTTCAAGCGCGCCCTGCAGCGCCACGCCAGCGCCGCGCGCTGGGAGCGCTTCGTCGCCCAGGCCTCGCGCATCGACCGCATCGCCAAGGGCCGCGGCGACGGCGACGCCTGGGTCGCCCTGGAGCGCCTGCTGCTGGCGATCGCCGACGCGGCCGCGGTGCGGTTGGTGGCGTGAAGCGGGCCGGGATTCGGGAGTCGGGATTCGGGATCCGTGGGGCGCTTGAATCTGCGGTGCCCGAAGCGTTGCCGGAAACGCGTGATCCTGGGGCCGCGCCCTCGGGATCAGATCAGCGGCAGCCCGCGAACGGCGCAGATGCGCTTGCTTCTCCCGAATCCCCAATCCCGAATCCCCAATCCCGGCTCCACGTCTACTACGGCGGCACTTTCGACCCCTTCCACAACGGCCACCTGGCGATCGCCCAGCTGGCCGCCGCCGCGCTGGCGGCGCCGGTGACCCTGGTGCCGGCGGCCGATCCGCCGCATCGCCCGCCGCCTGGCGCCGACGCGGGGCAGCGCCTGGCGATGCTGGAAGCGGCCGTGGCCGGCATGCCGGAACTGCGCGTGGACCGGCGCGAGCTGGATCGCCCCGGACATTCCTACACCGTGGACACCCTGCGCAGCCTCCGGGAGGAGCTGGGGCCGCAGGCGCCCCTGGTCCTGCTGCTCGGCGCCGACAGCTTCCTGGGATTGCCGGGCTGGCATCGCTGGCAGGACCTGTTCGCCCTGGCCCACCTGGCGGTCGCCGAACGCGCCGGCAGCAGACTGGGCGAGTTGCCGGCCGCGCTTGCGGCGCAGGTGGAGCCGCGCTGGATGCAGGACCCGGCGGCGCTGCACGGCGCGCCGGCCGGTCACGTCCTGCGCCTGCGCCAGCCGCTGCAGCTGGAGTCGGCCAGCGAGGTCCGGCGGCGGATCGCCGCAGGCGGCGACTGGCAGGCGCTGGTGCCGCCGCCCGTCGCCGCGTTCATCCGTGCCCACGGCCTGTACGGGGTGGCGGGGCTATAATCGCGGCCTGTCCGGCCCCTCCAAGTGCTTCTTTTGTCCAGCCAAGCCCAAGTCATCAAGACCCGCCTGCCCAGCCCGCCCCCGGCCCTGCCGGTGCTGCTCGCCACCGTCCACGATGCCGTCAACGAGCTCAAGGCCAAGGATGTCGTCGAGATCGACGTGCGTGGCAAGTCCAGCGTCGCCGACTTCCTGATCATCGCCTCCGGCACCTCGACCCGGCATGTGAAGTCGATCGCCGACGAAGTGGTGAAGTTCGCCAAGAAGCTCGACGTGATGCCGCTGGGCGTGGAAGGCGAGCGCGAGGCCGAGTGGGTGCTGGTGGACCTGGGCGACGTGATCGTCCACGTCATGCTGCCGCGCGTGCGCGAGTTCTACGCGCTGGAGCGCCTGTGGACGGTCGGCGATCAGCCGCCCGAGGAGCAGGAGTGAGTGGGAAGGAGTGAGGGGTGAGTAGGAACAAAGCACCCGCTCGGTCCATCCCGCTGTTTTCGCTCGCTTCTCTCTTCTCGCTCATCTCCGCGCGTTCCACGCCTGAAGCATGAAGGCCCGGCTGATCGCCACCGGTGAGCGCGCGCCCGGCTGGGTGGCGCAGGGGTTCGCCGAGTACCAGAAGCGGCTCTCGCACTGGCTGCCGTTCGACCTGGTCGAGGTCACGCCCGGCTTGCGCGGCAAGCATCGCGATGCGCAGCGCGCCATCGAGGACGAAGGCCAGCGCGTGCTGGCCGCCCTGCCAAAGGGCGCGCATATCGTCGCGCTGGAAGTGACGGGGAAACAGCATTCTTCCGAGCAGCTGGCCCAGCGCCTGGAGCACTGGCGCGGGCAGGGGCGTGATCTGGCCTTCCTGATCGGCGGTCCGGAAGGGCATTCGCCGGACGTGCTCGCCGCCGCGCACGAGACCTGGTCGCTCGGCCCGCTGACCCTGCCGCACATGCTGGCCCGGCTGCTCGTCGCCGAGCAGCTCTATCGCGCCGCGGCCATGCTGGCCAACCATCCCTACCACCGCGCCTGATCCTGTGTGCCGCGGGCGGGCCAACGGACGCCGGCGAAGATCGCCGGCGCCGTGGCATGCGGCGGATGCCGCACGGGTTCAGCGCAGGCTGAAGTCCACCGGCACCCGACCGTAGGCCTGGACCGCGCGGCCGTCCTGCATGGCCGGCTGGAACTTCCACGCCTTGAGCACCTGCGTCCGCGCGGCCCGGTCCAGGTCGCGATTGCCGCTGCTGGTCTCGATGGTCGCCTCCAGCGGCGTGCCGTCCACGTCGACCAGTACGCGCAGGATCACGGTGCCCTCCGCGTGGCTTGCGATCGCGCTGCGCGGGTAGGCCGGCGCCGGCGCATGCACGTAGGACAGCGAGGCCGAGGCCAGCGGGCCGGACGGCGCCTGGGCGGGGCCGGTCTCCACCGCGGTCGGCTCGGCCATCGTGGGCGGCGCGGGATCTGCCATGGTCTGCGTGGCCGCGACCGGGACATCGACCGGCCTTGCCACCGTGATCGGCGTCGGGGCTGGCGTGGTGCGCTGGGTCGGCGCAGGGCGTGCCGGCGTGGGCCTGGGCGGTGGCGCCACCGTGGCCTCCACGGGCTTATGGATCAACTCGAAATCCGTCTTCGCCTGGTCGTGCACAGGCGCCGCCAGCGGCGGCAGCGTGGCCGGGATCAGCAGCAGCATGAAGGCCAGCGCGTGCACCAGCATCGCCGCGGCGATGCCGCTGATGCGCGCCACATTGACTCGCCCTTCCGGGCCATAGGGGAGCGTACGAACCATGGACCACCTCCGTTGTCGGGACATGCTTCACAGCAAACGTGCGGGCGCTCGGATTGGGGTTGGATGGGAATTCCGCCACTCCGGCTGGTCAACAATGCGCCGCGTCCTACCTGTCCGGCAAGGGCTAGTGCCGAGCCAATGCGCTCGCCATGGGCTGGAGCATGGCCGCATAGGGCGCCCACTTGGGTGTTTCGCGCGCCTGGATGCCTTCGCGGACCTGCACCGCGCTCGCGGTAACCACGCCACGCTTGCGCGCGTCGAACTGCAGCATGCGGGGGTCATAACTCAAACCGCAGAACTCGCAGACCTCGCGCAGCACCTTTTCCGGCTCCCTCACCAAGCGGGCATAGTCCACGTCCATGATTCGGCCCGGAAAACGGCGATGCCAGTGTTCCATCAGACGTTGGTACTGCTGGTGATAGGCAGCGAGCTCAGATAGGTCGTAGCTGTAAGGATTTGCGTCAGAAAACAACTCCCGGAGATTGGAAAAGCAGGTTTCGACGGGATCGCGCACCATGTGAAGAATCTTGGCCTGCGGCAGCGCGGGAGCAATGAAGCCGAGGTTGAGAAAATTGGAAGGAAGTTTGTCGGTGAAGAATTGCTCGCCATTCAGTCGCCAGGCAATGCCTTGTAGGTAGCGGCGGCCGGCCGCCGCGAGATCGGCGCTTGCTGCGCGTCGCACCAAATGGATGTCGACAACTCCCCGGCAATGATAGTCGGTGGCGTCGCGCATGGCGCTGGTAAAGTCGTAAAGCTCGCCGATTCCGCGCACGTCAGGGGCGCCATCGAGCATCTGTTCGAGGAGCGTCGTTCCGGAGCGGTGCATGCCGACGATAAAGATCGGGACGGTGTCCGTGCGCCGCGCAGGGGGATGATCTGCGGGTGAGAACGCGATCAGCTCATCGAACAGAGCGCTTGTTTCCGCAGTCGAGTAGGAAAGGGTGGACCGTTTGGCGCGGCAGCCAAGCATCAAGGCGTTCCAGGCCTCCTCGGGCCTGCCCAGGTCGTCAAGCTCCTTGTGCAAGGCGAACGCAAGCAGGGCGATGTCCTCCGGTCGACGGTTGGGGCGATGAAGCTCGGCATTGATTGAATTGACGTGATGCGAACCGGCCTGCTGTCTGCGTAAAAATGCCTGCAACCACCAACCCTGCGCGATCTCCGGAGCGCGCTTGAGCGCATGCGAGACATCCTGCTCCGCTTCGCGGAACCGGCCCAGGTAGGTCAAGACCTGAGTGCGAGCCAGAAGCGTGGGGGGATAGTCAGGGTCGGCTCGGCGTGCCTCGTCGAGCAAACCGATCGCTTCGTCAGGCAAATTGGCGTAACTCAGATGAGCGGCAGCCTTGAGCAGGACCGGAATCGACATGCGCGATACCGGCATCATGCGTTGCACGCAATCCCGCATCGCCGGTATTTCATTGAAGGTCCGGAGGCGCGGTAACAGCTCCATGAGTGCTTTTGGCGAGTGGGTCCCGGTTGCCCATGCGTCCATCGCATATCGTCTTGCGCGGCGATACCGCCCACTCAATGAGTGGACATAAGAAAGCTGAAGCAGGGTCTGTGCATCGCCTGGTCGCAATGCCAAGGCCTGCTCGTAAAGCGTGATGGCCTCGGCGAATTGCCTCTGCGACGCAGCCTGTTCGGCCCTGGCAAGCAATGCGTCATACGAGTCCTGGCTCATGTCAGCCGTTGTCCATCATGGCTTTCAGTGGTGCGAGCTGCGATGCATAGCGCAGCCATGCACCTCTGCCCTTCTGGTTGATTTGATCGCGGACCTGACTGCTGCTCGCGGTGGCAACCGCGGAAGTATTGCTGCTGAGGTCAGTCAAGCCTGTGGCGGCAGGAAGTCCAAGGAAATCCAACGTTGCCGCGATCGTCTGCTCGGGTGCTTGCACGAGGGTTTCGTAGGAGATGACCCGAATGGCGTCCGGATTCTGATGACTCCATCCTTTGATCAGGCGTGAGACGCCGCTTACCCGCACTGCCAGCGACTGGAAGTCATAGCTGTAGGCGTAGGCGCCGCCTTGGAAGAGCTCTTTGAGATTCGAGAATGCGGCATCCATCGGATCGCGAACAAGCACGAGGATCTTCGCTTGCGGCATGGCCCGGATGATCAGTGGCAGGTTGAACAGGTTCTGAGGATTCTTGTCGATCGCATACGCTGTCGCTGAAGCGTGCTGACGCAGCCGCTGTTGGTATGCGTGACCCACTGCCTTGAGGTCGATGTCGAGAAACGCGGCGGGATCCTCCTCATCCAGTAACGTGCCGAAGAAATGGTTGGTCGCCTGGCTGACCGCTGCGGCGAAGTCGTTGCGTTCCCCCGCGCTGCTGACCCAGCCATGGTTGCCCAGGATGCGATCCAGCAGTGTGGTGCCCGTTCTGGGAAGGCCGACGATGAATATGGGACGAGGCTGGAACTGGTAAGTTGCCGCGTTTGCGCCCTGGGGCTCGCAGCCAAGCGACTGGAGTGCTCGGATCCGTTGCTTGTCCAGGGCGGGGTTGTGCTTGAGGCGCTGATGCATCAGTTCGGATCCGCGCGATAGCGCCTTCCAGGCCGCATCGAACTGTTCCAGGCGGTCAAGCTCATGGAACAGCGCATACAGTAGGTGGACCTGCTCCAGGCTATCGGCGGCGTAACGTGATTGCGACGCTTCGATGCGCGCTAGACGTTCGCTTGCGCCTTCTCGGCGCCCATGCGTAGCGAGCGCCCAATGCACATCCACAGTGTGGGGTTGCAGCGCCTGGGCGCGCAAGTAATGCGCGGTGGCGTCCTTCGCCCGCCCCAGATAGCGCAGTACGTTGCCCCGGGTGAATGAAAGCAGGGCGTTCTCCGCGACCTTGGACTGTACCGCGTCCAGAAAACGCAATGCATCGTGAAAACGACCCGCAAGCCACAGGTGCTGTGCAAGCGCGGGCGATTGCCGCAGCACTTCCGGATCAGTCCAGTCCGTCGCCAGGATCAGTGCCGCCACCTCGTTTTCCTCCGAGAAATCGAGCAGCCGCTGCGTCACGAATGCAAGTAAACGGGTGCTGGCGCCGGATCTGATCTGGTCGGCGGCCGTCAAGGCATGTTGTCGCGCCCCACGATAGTCATCATTGAACTGAGCGAAACGCGACAGCCGTAGCCGTGCCGGTATGTGGCGCGGCTCATGATCAAGAATGGCCTGATAGCTCGATTGCGCCGTCGCCAGGTCTCCCTTTGCCTCGAGCGCCTGTCCCGTGCGCCACAGGTGATCCAATGTCTGCTGCATGATCCGCCAGCGGTGGAGAGGTGCGCCAAGAATAGCGGTACGGCAGGAAAGAGGACGGCCGCCTTGTGGCGGCCGTCCGGTATGACTCCTGTTCCAGCATGAAATCAGAAGTCGTATTGCACCATGAAGCGCGCGCTACGCGGCGCCTGGTAGGCACGGGCCAGGCCATAGGTGTTCAGAGGAGTGCCATCCGTCTGATAGCCGTTCTCGGCGACTTCACTGACGGCAGTCACCTTCTGGTTATTGAAGACGTTGAACACGTCGATCTTGAACTGCAGCCCCGGCGCCCACAGCGGCGCGTACGCCACGTTCAGGTCAATCGAGTTGGTCCACGGCAGACGTCCAGCCTTGCCACGGGGCACCGCGCTCACTGGCCCGGAAGCGCCAATCTCCGTCGTGCCGCAGCGGAAGAAGCTGGAACCATACGGGTGAGGGCTGAAGTTGTCGGAGCCCGGAGCGGGATTCAGATCAAGGTCGCCCAGGCAGTTCTTCGGGCGCCCGGATTGAACGATCAAATTGGCGCCGACAGACCATTCGTCCGTGAATTGATAGTTGCCAAAGATCTTGACGCTGTGGCGACGGTCGTTGGGCAGGTAACCGTATGCGTCAACCATGAGCTCCTTGTAATCGAAGTCCTGTGTCACGCTGGTATCGGCCTGTCCGATATCCGATTTCACCCCGCCTTCGGTGTTGCCCTTGTTCCAGGCGATGGTCCAGGAAGCCTGGATGAAGAGGCGATCCCAGTACCCGTTCCAGAACAGGTCGAGCGCCTTGTACGTACGCTTGGCGTCGGGTGAGAGCAGGCTGCCATCGATCTTGTACTCGGTCAGCGTGCCGTTGTCCTCGATATCCGTCAGGTACACCGGATCCTTGCCGGGATTGAACATGCGGCAATAGGGGAAGCCTGCGCTCGGCAGTACCGGATCCAGCCCATCCTCGATGGCGCGGTTGTAGATGGGCGTGTAATCGCAGTTGTCGTCGATTGCCGCTTTCAGCTTGCGGTAGGTGCCCTTGGCGCCGATCGACTGGTGTTCGGTAAGCTGCTGCTCGAAACCAAGGATGTATTCGTCCTGATACATCGGATCAAGGTTCTTGGCCGCGATCGTTTCAGGATTCTTGGGTTCGCCCGTCTCTGCATTGACGTACGACAGCGCGCTACGCGGCGTGGGATTGACAGGTGCTCCCGTGACGGGGTCGACCTGGGTGAAGTTGAAGTTCTGCCTGGTGAACAGGGAGGCGCTCGCGCCGCGGACCGCCACGCTCGGCGTGAGGGGAAGCGCGTAACGACCCGCGTTGCCGTAGAACTTCAGGCTCGAATCGCCGTTGACGTCCCATGAGAAGCCCAGGCGGGGGCCGAACTGCTTGTCGATCTTGACGTAGGTGGCGCCGTCGCCGTTGAGATTCTCGAACGTGTCCCAGCGGGCGCCGATGTAGGCCAGGAAATTATCGGTGACGTTCCAGCTGTCTTCGACATAGAACGCCCATTGCTTCAGTTTGACGGTCGAGCCCTGCTGCACGATCTGCTCACGGACAATGTCGAAATCATCCGCGGTGTTGAGTTGACCGTCGGGGCCAACGTTCGTGGAATAGCGCCAAATGCGGCCACCCTCGTAGGCCTGGCCCGCCACCGACTCATAATCATCGCGGTCGTAACCGAACCGGATCAGATGGTCGCCCAACGCCCACTCTGCGTCGACGCGATACTGGTCACGGGTGTCCTTCGAATCCTTGCGGTCGATGGAGCCTCCCGTGATGTTGCAGGTACTGCCGTAAACGCCAGTCGCCGCCTTGCGCAGATCCGAGCGCGCATCGACGATGATGGGGCAGCCGGTAGCGGGCACATTCAGATCACCGCCGTACTCCACGAGATCGCCTGCGGCGGTGCGCAGGTAGGTCGAGCGGTCAAAGGTCCCGTGGCCGTAGAGGGCGGTCAGGGTGAAGTTGTCGGTCAGGTAGCCTGTGTACTTTCCGATGTAGTTCTCACCACCGTTCTCGCTGTGGGAGGTGCCGATGAGTGCGCCGCGATCCAGCTCGCCGGGTTCGTTGAGATAGGTCCTGCTCTTGGTCTTCTGCGTATCCTTGAACGCGGTGAACTCGAGCTTGTTGCTGTCGTTGATGTTCCAGTCCATCTTCAACACCCAGTTCGGATTGTCCACCGAATCTTTGGTGTTGTTGAAAGAGTCGACATTCCCCCACGCCTGGCTGTCCTTCTGGCTGTACTGCAGCAGGCCGTAGACGAACAGGTGATCCTTGACCAACGCGCCGCTGGCCCAGACCGCTCCCACCCACTCGTCCTCTTCGTCCTTGGAATTGTCTTCTTCAAGCTTGCCGAAGGAGTTCGGGGTCAGCGGGTTGGCGTAGTAGACATTCTTCGTCTTGGCGCGCAGCGAGTCCGGTGACCAGAACACATTGGCGCCAGCATGGAAGTCGTTTGTGCCCTGCTTGGTGATGATGTTGATCACGCCGCCGGTCGAGCGACCAAACTCCGCGCCATAACCGCCAGTCTTGACCTGCTGCTGAGCAATGGCTTCGAACGGGATCTTGGAAAAATTCAGGTTGCGAAACGTGTTCGTCACGTTGAAGCCGTTGACGTAGTACTGGTTTTCAGCGACCGATGAGCCACCAAACGAGGCGAGATTTCCAAACGCGTTGTCGCCACGCACGGTGCCTGGGGCCA
The window above is part of the Pseudoxanthomonas sp. X-1 genome. Proteins encoded here:
- the holA gene encoding DNA polymerase III subunit delta; the encoded protein is MELAPDRLVAQSADGELAPAYLIAGPETLLVLEAADAVRVRARALGIAEREVFDVEGRDIDWAGLQASFDAPSLFSARRIVEVRLPTGKPGKEGAEVISAFCARPPADVILLVTAGEWSKAHRGKWADAIERIGVLSVAWAIKPHELSGWVQARLRARGLRADRDAVALLVERVEGNLLAAAQEIDKLALLVAGRTLDLATMESLVADAARFDVFRLIETTLSGHAAQASRMLAGLRAEGEAVAALMPMIIRNLLSTAQLARVAERGGNLAAEMKGQGIWESRQAPFKRALQRHASAARWERFVAQASRIDRIAKGRGDGDAWVALERLLLAIADAAAVRLVA
- the nadD gene encoding nicotinate-nucleotide adenylyltransferase translates to MPEALPETRDPGAAPSGSDQRQPANGADALASPESPIPNPQSRLHVYYGGTFDPFHNGHLAIAQLAAAALAAPVTLVPAADPPHRPPPGADAGQRLAMLEAAVAGMPELRVDRRELDRPGHSYTVDTLRSLREELGPQAPLVLLLGADSFLGLPGWHRWQDLFALAHLAVAERAGSRLGELPAALAAQVEPRWMQDPAALHGAPAGHVLRLRQPLQLESASEVRRRIAAGGDWQALVPPPVAAFIRAHGLYGVAGL
- the rsfS gene encoding ribosome silencing factor — translated: MSSQAQVIKTRLPSPPPALPVLLATVHDAVNELKAKDVVEIDVRGKSSVADFLIIASGTSTRHVKSIADEVVKFAKKLDVMPLGVEGEREAEWVLVDLGDVIVHVMLPRVREFYALERLWTVGDQPPEEQE
- the rlmH gene encoding 23S rRNA (pseudouridine(1915)-N(3))-methyltransferase RlmH — translated: MKARLIATGERAPGWVAQGFAEYQKRLSHWLPFDLVEVTPGLRGKHRDAQRAIEDEGQRVLAALPKGAHIVALEVTGKQHSSEQLAQRLEHWRGQGRDLAFLIGGPEGHSPDVLAAAHETWSLGPLTLPHMLARLLVAEQLYRAAAMLANHPYHRA
- a CDS encoding energy transducer TonB, with protein sequence MVRTLPYGPEGRVNVARISGIAAAMLVHALAFMLLLIPATLPPLAAPVHDQAKTDFELIHKPVEATVAPPPRPTPARPAPTQRTTPAPTPITVARPVDVPVAATQTMADPAPPTMAEPTAVETGPAQAPSGPLASASLSYVHAPAPAYPRSAIASHAEGTVILRVLVDVDGTPLEATIETSSGNRDLDRAARTQVLKAWKFQPAMQDGRAVQAYGRVPVDFSLR
- a CDS encoding sulfotransferase — protein: MSQDSYDALLARAEQAASQRQFAEAITLYEQALALRPGDAQTLLQLSYVHSLSGRYRRARRYAMDAWATGTHSPKALMELLPRLRTFNEIPAMRDCVQRMMPVSRMSIPVLLKAAAHLSYANLPDEAIGLLDEARRADPDYPPTLLARTQVLTYLGRFREAEQDVSHALKRAPEIAQGWWLQAFLRRQQAGSHHVNSINAELHRPNRRPEDIALLAFALHKELDDLGRPEEAWNALMLGCRAKRSTLSYSTAETSALFDELIAFSPADHPPARRTDTVPIFIVGMHRSGTTLLEQMLDGAPDVRGIGELYDFTSAMRDATDYHCRGVVDIHLVRRAASADLAAAGRRYLQGIAWRLNGEQFFTDKLPSNFLNLGFIAPALPQAKILHMVRDPVETCFSNLRELFSDANPYSYDLSELAAYHQQYQRLMEHWHRRFPGRIMDVDYARLVREPEKVLREVCEFCGLSYDPRMLQFDARKRGVVTASAVQVREGIQARETPKWAPYAAMLQPMASALARH
- a CDS encoding sulfotransferase, whose translation is MQQTLDHLWRTGQALEAKGDLATAQSSYQAILDHEPRHIPARLRLSRFAQFNDDYRGARQHALTAADQIRSGASTRLLAFVTQRLLDFSEENEVAALILATDWTDPEVLRQSPALAQHLWLAGRFHDALRFLDAVQSKVAENALLSFTRGNVLRYLGRAKDATAHYLRAQALQPHTVDVHWALATHGRREGASERLARIEASQSRYAADSLEQVHLLYALFHELDRLEQFDAAWKALSRGSELMHQRLKHNPALDKQRIRALQSLGCEPQGANAATYQFQPRPIFIVGLPRTGTTLLDRILGNHGWVSSAGERNDFAAAVSQATNHFFGTLLDEEDPAAFLDIDLKAVGHAYQQRLRQHASATAYAIDKNPQNLFNLPLIIRAMPQAKILVLVRDPMDAAFSNLKELFQGGAYAYSYDFQSLAVRVSGVSRLIKGWSHQNPDAIRVISYETLVQAPEQTIAATLDFLGLPAATGLTDLSSNTSAVATASSSQVRDQINQKGRGAWLRYASQLAPLKAMMDNG
- a CDS encoding TonB-dependent receptor, producing MAVNRTKKAMQRTALSVALGMCFSTVAFAQSNTQGAIFGQATAGSTVQIVNPSTGFSRSTTVGADGTYRFSALSPGSYNVTLQGDGGAAIASREGVYVSIGGGTPVNFTTSGGSAATLDTVTVRGTAIASQIDVSSVESTSVFTAEQLAKIPVSRDTTSVALLAPGTVRGDNAFGNLASFGGSSVAENQYYVNGFNVTNTFRNLNFSKIPFEAIAQQQVKTGGYGAEFGRSTGGVINIITKQGTNDFHAGANVFWSPDSLRAKTKNVYYANPLTPNSFGKLEEDNSKDEEDEWVGAVWASGALVKDHLFVYGLLQYSQKDSQAWGNVDSFNNTKDSVDNPNWVLKMDWNINDSNKLEFTAFKDTQKTKSRTYLNEPGELDRGALIGTSHSENGGENYIGKYTGYLTDNFTLTALYGHGTFDRSTYLRTAAGDLVEYGGDLNVPATGCPIIVDARSDLRKAATGVYGSTCNITGGSIDRKDSKDTRDQYRVDAEWALGDHLIRFGYDRDDYESVAGQAYEGGRIWRYSTNVGPDGQLNTADDFDIVREQIVQQGSTVKLKQWAFYVEDSWNVTDNFLAYIGARWDTFENLNGDGATYVKIDKQFGPRLGFSWDVNGDSSLKFYGNAGRYALPLTPSVAVRGASASLFTRQNFNFTQVDPVTGAPVNPTPRSALSYVNAETGEPKNPETIAAKNLDPMYQDEYILGFEQQLTEHQSIGAKGTYRKLKAAIDDNCDYTPIYNRAIEDGLDPVLPSAGFPYCRMFNPGKDPVYLTDIEDNGTLTEYKIDGSLLSPDAKRTYKALDLFWNGYWDRLFIQASWTIAWNKGNTEGGVKSDIGQADTSVTQDFDYKELMVDAYGYLPNDRRHSVKIFGNYQFTDEWSVGANLIVQSGRPKNCLGDLDLNPAPGSDNFSPHPYGSSFFRCGTTEIGASGPVSAVPRGKAGRLPWTNSIDLNVAYAPLWAPGLQFKIDVFNVFNNQKVTAVSEVAENGYQTDGTPLNTYGLARAYQAPRSARFMVQYDF